The sequence TATAAACGGAAATAGAAACTTGTATCTGTCAGACCagattatatgtatatatttatatctatcaAATCAGATTAGAACAATTcatataaataaacaaatatattttttcttaaaattatATACATCCACTAAACCAGGACCTCTCAGCTAACAATCAGCCCCTGAGCCTGGTAGTTGCTTGGTCGAAAccaagaccccccccccccccccactaggTCCATGCAGTCACCCAGTACTCGCCGCCCGCAATTACCCAAGGAAGGTGAAATACGCATGATTTGTTTCTCCTCGAGTGCCACGGCAAATGATGCTGCGTGTTAGCGCGCCGTGCATGCCTCCTCCAACATGTCGACAAGATCATTGCCCATCTTTTCGACCAGGCGTGTCTGCATGAGTAgtttgcattgtctctaccctTAAGTCGGCACACAAGTTATTTTCTTAAATCATCTCCAAGATTTTTCTTCAGTACTCAAAATCTTTCAtgataagattttttttcttcagtatTTTAATAGTTTTTCTTCACAGTTTCTATTATAAAAGGATTTACAAGATCATTCCCTCTAAGATGAGATTCTCCCTTCTTTCACTTCATGTTAAGAGAAACTgctgaaaataaaaagaaataaaagaaataagaacGGAGAAAAAAAtcgagaaataaaaagaatatggttgaagatgatgttACGTGGTGCTAGTGCAGCGTTGCAAGTGCATTCGTACGTGCTGAAATGCTACTTCAGTAGCAGGGGCTAGTTGCAGGTAGTACCAACCATCAAACATGCCATGCTGTTGCGGCACGACGACATCAAGCCACACCACAAAGGCTTCCAGATGGTCCAAAAGGCTCGCAAacgcacatatatatatatatccttgcATCCGCGTCAGGGTGCTCAATTAGTTTGTTCTGCCACTAATTCACGCGTCTCCAAGGATTTGCACGGAGCAAAATGACGTGACCACGATCGAGGTGGTCGAGCAACTGTTGGTCCGTACTCGATGTGGCCGAACGAAGAGCTTTCGCGCACACCCATCACGGATCACTTCGAAGTTCAGACGTGTAAAGAAAACCCGCTCAACCACGTAACCAGGCAAAGTGGCAAACCCAGTTCGGCGAAATGGTGCCGGCGATCAGTGCTTGTAGACCTCGGAACACGAactcaaaatataaaaattagtgGACTGCTTAACATTTTGGTGCATATCATGCATACAAGTAAGTGCTACTGTACATCTGTAAAGCTTGGCAGTCATACACACAGCAGGGAGTTACTCCTGTGCAGTTTTTTGTTTTCGCCAGGAACAAGCACGAGGCAAGCGCAGTTTCCGAATCCAGGCCAGCGCTGCAACGTGCGCAGTGTGCCGGTCGTTTTGGACGCACCACCGAGAAGCTGCGGCAACCGAAATTGTCAATGTGTGACTGACTACAATTGGAACCTCCAGGCACTTACGGCTAGTGAGTGACCCACCGAACGGATGCATCATCGATCAGGATAACTGCGGTACTGCGCTCTCTTTTCGCACGCCAAAAACCGGCACTGGCACACCACCAGCACCGGCCGTGGCACCATCCAAGCAAGGTGCCGACGGGTCCTCCACTCGTGCCGCCTATACCCATCTACGAAGTGCGCCATAAACAATTCTACTATTAGTGTCGTGAACAAGAAGTGCGCCATAAACGCCGATGATACGGCCATCTTCGTGGCGTGCATTAAGGAAGAGCTAAAGACCACAAGATAAATTCTACACATCTTTAGATAAGCTTCGGGGTTACGAGCAAATCTTACAAAGAGCTCGGTGGCCGTCATCCAATACGACAATAATGACATGACATACATCCTTCAACATCTGCAAATCCCACTGCTATCACTGCCTTTCAAGTATTTAGGGATGCTTTTGTCCCTATGGAAGCTGACCGTGCGGCTATGGGGCCTGGCAGGTCAAAAAGGAAGATTCTTCACCCCGTCTAGATGAGTAGTGCTCTTGAAAAACGTCCTCACAACACTGTTTGTATACATCATGATATCACACATGCTTCCAGTGTCCATCTGCAAGTGCCTTGAGAAAATTATATGCTCATGGATATGGGTGGGCATAGAGGAGGCAAGTGGAGCAAAATGCAAATTACATGGGCCTAAGTCTACCGGCCAAAGGAACTCGGGGGTCTAGGAGTCCTAAACCTCGAGAATTTTGGTCAAACACTTAGACTACGTTGGCTATGGTTCTCTTGGAAGACACCGGATAAGTCATGGGTGGGACTAGAACTACCATGTGATTACATGGATATGCAATTGTTCTATACCCTCAAAACGGTGACTGTGGGCAATAGGAACACAACTGACTTCTGGAGCAGTCCTTGGCTACATGGTTCGGCACCCAGGAACGTAGCACCACAACTATTCTTGACTTTATGGCCGTGTTGCCGAACTGTCCGTATAGCACTCACAGGAAACAAATGGATTGATGACATCCGAGACACCATCACACCGTACCTACTACCAGACTATGTTCGATTGCGGCGGGCTCTACAAGGAATTGTTCTATCTAATGTACCGGACATCATCGCGTGGAAAGGGATATCCTCGGGTGAATACACATCAAGATCAGCCTATATTGCACAATTCACTGGCAGCATCTCCGTCAACTATACGCCACTCGTCTGGGATCCTTGGGCGACACCTAGGATCAATTTTTTTGCATGGCTATTCGCCCAGAAGAGAACCTACACCGCAGATCGCCTATTGCGCAAAGGGTGGCCAAATTCCTACTTTTACCACCATTGCATGCGAAACCTGGAGACCATCGATCACCTCTTCCTCAAATGTCCTTTTTCGACAATAATCTGGACAATGGTAGCCTCCTGGTCTAACCTGTCGAATATAGGCAAACAACTCCATCCGCCCTTCTTGTAATGGTGGAAACAACATATAACTGTCGTGCCACAAGCATCAAGGCAAAAACTTCAAAGCATTCTACTTCTTACGATCTGACACGTGTGGAAGGAGCGGAACTGGTGCATATTTAAAAAACAAGCGATAAGTGAGCTTGTTGTCTTTACCTTTATTCATCAGAGAAGAATACTTTGTTTGGATCCTCATCGACGCGAAGGTCacctagaaaagaaaaaaagggggagAGGGGCTTGCTCCCACCCAGGTACAGATCCTTCTTTGTTTTAGTTAGCTAGATGGACagatagatagtttttttttttctgtttcatTTTTGGTTAGCTAGATGTACCTCTTTGCTCCTTTCTAATGAAATAAAAAGCAGCTCTTCTGCTttttcgtcaaaaaaaaaagtgccgGTCCAGGTCCTCGCGCCGCCGTGCGTGGTGGTAACTTCCAAAAAGATCACGCGCGCCCGCGCCTGCGCCCGCGCTCGGTTTCTGCTCGTTTCTTTTGGCCGCACGCGACGCGGGCGTGGTTGGGCGCTCCACGACGGGTACGCGCGTGTGTGCGTATGCCGCGCTCCGGTGCCGCACTCCATCCGGGGTCGGGGCCGCCTAGTGCGCCGCTCCCACGCGCGCGCTTGCGCTTGATCGACTGCGCCCCTCGGCGCCAGCTCCACCCAGCGGCGCGTCCCCCCTGCACTGCATGCCATGCCACGGCGACTACTGATGGCGTGCGAGGATGATGGATAGCGCGCGCTCTCTTGCCTGGGGCACTCGGTCCAGGGAAATTATTCGTCCCACCATGCAGGCGGCAGCCGTATCCAGGAGCTCACATAACGAGGCTTCCACTAGGCTTTTCGCCGTTTGGAGAAGGGGTTATATATAGCTCAGAGTGGCCCACCGGGGGCTGTTTTGAGCTAAACACCGGCACGGGGAGAAGGTGATTATGGGCAGGTGAATTTTTAGCCTCGCTAGCTTCTCCCTGAACTCGTAAACTTAATGTGATGTGCTGGTGTTGTATACTTGATTTTTCTGGGTTTTAGCCTGTATTTTTGTAGGAAGCGCGTTCTGTAACCTGTAAAATTGGGGCTTCCAACTAATAACTGAATGAACTTTGAGCTTAGTTTCGAGGCTTTCAACTAAAAAGTCCAATGGACTGTCATCCATAGAAATCAAAGTCAAGTATAAGATTTATAAAACTTTGACCTCAGTTCTTTTTAGAACTTTGGCCTAAGGATTCTGAACTTCTTACTAAAATATTTGCCTCCACTATCGATCTCTAGATGCATGGcatgcgcatgcatgcatgatacgATGACATGTGCTACTTGGGCCCCACCCAACTGGTCCACAATACTCCCATATAAGATCGCCGCACTGCCACTGGACTCGCCACACTACACACGCCTACTCAGGTCACACAAAGTGACAAGCCAAGCTACCACCGTACGCTCAGTAGCAGCCCGCctctcgccggccgcgacaagGCGGCGACATGGTAGGAGCCATGCCCCCTGAGGCTCTGCCCCGCGAGGTGAGCGGCAACGGCTACAACGCCAAGCACCTGCAGCGGCAGCTGCCGGCGCCGCGCGCCGAGGCCGAGTGCAAGTGGTACGAGGAGGAGATCGACGACGACCTCAAGCTCTGCTACGCTCTCAACAGGTGAATGAATATATGCAGACGGCGGATTTGATTCCTTTGCCTTGAACAGAGGCGGCATGCagtctctctatatatataagaaaattAGTCTGTACTACATACTCTCTACTATAATATatcatataaataaattaaatatactcttttataattataaatatacttatatacttatTCTGAGGTACTTCGATATGAACTACatggaaaaattgaaaaaaaatccatcaattttaataaattttgacAATACCttatatttgtatataaaatgtaatctattaaaaaaatatgtgcaaaccactTTAAAAAATATACCTATCACTTGAACGATTTTATATGCTCATATGATTtatgtacataccatttatcacataAAATAATTTCTATATCATGATATAGATATGTAggtgtagatattttcgagagTATAAAAATACTTCCTAGATAGATAGATACACACGACTACGACTGAGTCACTGCTGTTTTTTGCTGCGCCAGTGTGCTGCACCGGGGGACGAGCAAGTACCAGGAGATCGCGCTCCTTGACACGAAGCATTTTGGGAAGGTACGACGTTCACACAGCTTCGATCGTTCAATCTCATGTGGTTCTGcagttttcttctttcttttactTATGTTGTTGGTAACACTTCAGGCTTTGATAATCGATGGGAAGATGCAGAGCAcggaattggatgagttcatcTACCACGAGTCCTTGATACACCCGCCTCTGCTCTTCCATCCAAAGTAAGTAGTGCTACTcagaaaagtttttaaaaaaattttaCCAATAATTCTCCATCGTGCCACTTTCAAATTTAGAAGAGCTTTCTTTGCGGATCTGATCTTTTCTATTCCCATTCACCATTGTTTCCACACATCAATTGATCATCATGCGCTCATCCTTTCCTGGTGTGGCTTCAGCCCGAAGACCGTGTTCATCATGGGAGGTGGTGAGGGCTCTGCAGCGAGGGAAGTCCTGCGACACAAGACCGTTCACTGCGTGGTCATGTGCGACATAGACCAGGTATTTATATGCATGACATAACTCGCGACCAAATCACAGGCTCCGTTAACATTTCTAGCACTGTCTTTGGACTCGGAGTAAACCTATAATACAACTGAACTTTTACCACTGCAAAGTTGGTTTCCCGGAGAACCAAACTGTTCTTCTCGGCGCACAGCACAACAACTCGCAAATCCGTTATCttattgacaaaaaaaattgctttACTACTATGTCATTTTTGTGGCAAACTTATGCATGGTCAGGAGGTTGTGGACTTCTGCCGAACGTACTTGACGGTGAACCGCGAAGCGTTCGACAGCGATAAGCTCTGCCTCATCATCAACGACGCCAGGTATACATTTAAAAAGAGAATGGCCAGATATCAAATGAACGACGTAGTTCTTCATGACGTAGTTCTTTTGCTCTGGTAGCACACAAAGTTAAGAGTTGATCAGTTGGAGTATAATTTTTGCGGTCGACTAACTAAACAACTTAGATCTAAAAACTGTACTAGCATTCGCTATCAGAGATCTACAAGTTGCATGTATTAGTGCTACGTGCCTACAGCTATGGGCCCACTGGGATCGTACGAAGCAGACATTGACCCCCCACATTATCCATTATGCACGAATAGGTTGGAGAACAACTCTTTTGGTCTGTCCTTTTGATTGGCAAGTACCATCAGTGTCATCTGTGTATGCATGCAGGGCTGAGTTGGAGAAGAGCAGTAAGAAGTTTGACGTGATAGTTGGAGACCTGGCAGATCCAGTGGAAGGAGGCCCCTGCTATCAGCTGTACACCAAATCGTTCTATGAGCATATCGTCAAGCCCAAGCTTAATGACCACGGCATCTTTGTCACCCAGGTATGGTTAAAAAAACTCTCCGTCTTTCAGATATGACATCGGCTGCAGCATACCAATCTGATGCAATATCGTCGATAACTTTGCGTGATCGATAGGCTGGCCCTGCCGGTGTTCTTACTCACAAGGAGGTCTTCTCATCGATTTACAACACCCTTAGGCATGTCTTCAAATGTGAGTGCTGTTAATCATCTGCCTAGTTTCTTCAGCACCTATTGTATTAACTGATGATAACAGTATGGGACCCTATGCCACCTTCTGTCTGAGCCTGTAACCGTTTGCCAATTTACTTGTGCCGCAGATGTTCAAGCTTACACTTCTCATGTTCCATCGTTTGCAGACACCTGGGGCTGGGTCATGGTACTGACACTGTCATGAATTTATCGTGCGCTGTTTCGTTTGACATTCCAATTTCATTCAGTGTGACCTGATGATGTGCTGCTTGCGATTTGCATTTCAGGCCTCGGACCATCCATTCGATCTCACTGCCCAGCAGATCAATGAAAGGATCAAAGACAGGATAGAGGGAGAGCTTGTCTACCTGAGCGGGGAGTCCCTCATTTCCTCTACCACACTGAACAAAAGCGTTCATCAGTCGTAAGTATCATACTTTTGTTCAGTTAATCAGACACTTAGTTATGACAGTGTTCATCGATATGCTAATTACTCTGCTGATTTGCCTTCTGGAAAAAAAACATGCAGCCTGTTGAATGAGACCCATGTGTACACCGAAGACGATGCCAGGTTCATCTACGGGCATGGAAGGGCGTGCTGCGCTTGAAGACTCTCGCTTTATCTTCCTGTATCAGCGTCTCCATGTATGCAATGGCAAACGACTTTGTCACTTGTCAGTTCATAGCTAGTTGTAAGTCAGCCACTCTAAATACAAAATAATAGAAAGGAGATGAGTAATATGTACCACTTGTGAAAAGTTCTTCGTTTTGTCGTTGTCCCGCGTCCTACAGCTACCAGAAATCACCGCACAAGCCAATGGCTGGGGTGGCCTTTCATATATAGCCGGATCGAGTCGGTATTGAGAAGTTAGATATCCTTAATTAGAGGAGCTAAACTAGGAAGGTTACAACTATACAAATATATCTCTAATACCTGCCCACAATCGTATTGGGAGGAGCCCGGACGCAAAGACTGCAGCGGAACTCAGTAAACAACTATACAGGTAAGTCTTTAGTCATTATGTTTGTGAACTGGTGAGTGGAAGGCACGTGAAGGACTCAAACATGCCCGAGAGACACCTTCTCATGAACAAAATGAATGTCAATCTCAATATGATTCATGTGCCAATGTTGAACTGGATTGGAAGACATGTAGATAGTGCTGGCATTGTCGCAGTAGATAACAGTGGCGGAAGCAATGGAGATATGTAGTTCCTGAAGAAGTTGATGCAGCTAGCAACATTCGGCGACGACGTGGATGACATCATGATACTCGACTTCGGCACTGGATCGGGAAACCGTGGTCTGGCGCTTGGATGACCCGGACACAAGGTTGTCACCGAGATAGACACAATAGCTAGATGTAGAGTGCCTGAAGTCAGGACACCCCACCCAGTCAGCATCAGAGTATGCCATGATGGAGATGACGGGAGAGGTCCCAATGTGGAGGCCGACATCGATGGTGCCCTTCAGGTATCTTAGAATGTGTTTGATCAGGGTGAGGTGCGGTTCGCGCGGATCATGCATAAAGAGACACACCTGGTGCGAAGCGTAGGCGATGTCGGGACGGGTGAGGATCAGGTACTGGAGAGCACCCGCTAGGCTCCTGTACTCTATTGGGTCAGCAACAGGTTCGCCATCGCGAGCGAAGAGCTTGGCACGAGTGTCCACGGGTGTTGTCCTTGAGTGGCACTCGGCCATGCTAACACGCTGGAGAATATCCATGGCGTACTGGTGCTGAGAGAGGAAGAGGCCCGCTGATGAACGCGTGACTAAGATGCCAAGGAAGAAGTGAAAGTTGCCGAGATCGATCATGGAGAACTCTGAGTGCAGCTGCTAAGTGAGGCGCCAAAGTAGAGTGCTAGAGGAGGCTGTGAGGATGATGCATCCACATAGAGGAGCAAGTAAGCCATATGGTCTCCTGTTTGAAGAACAAACAGAGACGTTTCTGAGGTCGAGGCAATAAAGCCGAGGCGTCGTATGTAGGTGGCAAAGCGCTAGTACCAAGCGCGAGGCTCCTGCTTGAGGCCATAGAGTGACTTCTGAAGGAGGCAGACATGATCTTGCCGAGAGGGATCGGCGAAGCCTGAGGGCTATTGACAATAGACGGTCTCCTCAAAATTGCCATGCAAGAAGGCGTTCTTGATATCGAGTTGATGAATCGGCCAGGAGTAGGAAGCCACAATACTCAGAACAACCTAGATGGTCGAGGGTTTGACCACCAAACTGAATGTCTCGTTGTAGTCGATGTCGTGCTACTGCGAGTAGTCTCGAATGACCCATCACGCCTTGTGATAGGCGAGTGTGCCATCAGAATGGAACTTATGCTTAAAGATCCACTTGCCAGTCACAACATTGGTGCCCTGAGGTCGAGAATGAGCTGCCAGGTGTTGTTGTCAACAAGAGCTTTGTACTCCTCCGCCATAGCAAACCTCAAATTAGTGTCTGCCAGAGCATTGTGGTAGTTAGCTGGTACGACGGAGATGGAGGAGTGCACTGCCGAGAGATTGAGCTGATCAACCAGCTTGACAATGCCTGAGGCAACCCGCGTCTACATGGGATGAGGCTCAGGTGCTGGTCGTGGAACAGGTCTGACTGACGTGGTCGGCGCATGGGCATCCGTCGAGCTAGTTGGGATGGTCGACTGTGACGATGGCGACAACATTATGTTGGTTGAGGAATGTCGTGGTCGAGGGTGTGCTGGTCGAGGATGTGCGAGTGGTCAACGTTGAGAGGCTGTCGAGGACGCACGAGTGGTCGACGGAGTGGCAGGTGGGTGCCCCAAGCAGTGAAGCCCAAGGCAAAATCGTGTCCGCAAAAGCCACAATGATCGGACTTGTGGCAGTGACCGATCCCATGGGTGGACTAGCGTGACCCACGACGGAGGCAGTACAATGGGCCTGGGCCGCGGTTGGAGTGGTCAGCAAGGGGAGGAAGCACATTTGCTCAATGTCATTGAACGATGGAGCGTGCGTGCACCTTGACTACAAGCGCTCGACATCACACCTTGATGGAGCTGTTGCATGGGCAACAGTGTTGGGTGCCTACGAGAGAAGAAAATCCAGAGAGGTGCTAGGAACCGAGTTGAGGGAGGCAAAGGGAAATGCTTTTCATCGAAAATGACGTGACGAGAGATGATGATTCATTTAGTGGTGAGTTCTAGGCAACAATACCCTTTGTGAGAACTAGGGTAACCAAGGAAGACACAAGCGATCGATCGAGGGGCAAGTTTGTGAGGAGTGGTCACGGAAAGGTTGTGATAACACAGACAATCGAAGACCCAAATATGATCATATGTGGGTTGTGTGCCATAGAGTAATTCAAACGGAATGAGGTTGTTGATGGATGAGGATGGACGATGATTGAGGATGTGTGTTGCcgtggcaagggcctcggcctAGTAAGGTGGCGGCATGTGAGGATGAAGCAAAAGGGTTCGCACCACGTTATTGATGGTGCAAAGTGCACGTTTAGCCTTGCCATTTTGCGGCAAGGTGTACGGACACGAGAGATGTAGGAGGATGCCACGAGAAGCTAAGAACTGAGTTGTGGTATGATTCATGAATTCTGTGCCGTTGTCTGTTTGGATTGTTTAAGGGAAGACTAAACTATATGTGGACAAAGTGAGAGCAGCAATGTGTTGATAGACTTCGGATCTTTTTTGAGAGGAAAGGTCCAGTAGAAATGCGAAAAATCATCAGTAACCAAGAGATAATATTGATATCTTGAAGTGCTAGCAACAGGTTATGAACATACATCACAATGAATTAACTCAAAGGGTGTAGTAGTGTGCGAGTTGGAAGAAATAAAAGGAAGACACACATGTTTGCCTAGCTGACATGCATGGCACAATGAGCGATCTAGCTTATTACATGAAATAAGAGATGATGTATTGAGTGTGTCGAGGATGGCAGGACCAAGATGGCCAAGTCATTGATGCCAAAGGGTGGACGATGTGGTGAGGTAGGTGTGAGGGGCAACAATGGAGGCAGCCGGGGACAAAGTGTAGAGGTCGCCGATGCTATTGCAGCGAAGAATCACGCGTTGGGTTTTGAGGTCCTTGACAAAAAAAACCGAGAGGGTCAAATTCAATAGAACAGTTATTGTCACGTGTAAACTGACGAACTGAAAGAAGATTTCGAACATAAGGACGTTGTTCAAAAGAAATTTGGAGGAATTAGTATGGAGAATAGAATGATCATGAGAGACAACATGAATATTGGAGCCATTACCAACAGTAACAACAGAATGAGAGGAAGGGAGACGGGACAGGAGGATACCATCAATCGACGCCATGTGCGAAGTGGCGCCGATGTCCATGACCCAGTTGCCTTGTCCCTAAACGACGGGTTGGTTCATGGAAGCGATGAGACTAGCCTGGTCCCAAATTCGTGTGGGCGGTGGAGACACCTGTGCCGGCGCGAAGATAGTGTGCGCCTGAGGGTATGGCCCGAGGATGCCAACACTTGGAGGAGCATGGGCATAGGGGGTGCCGGGAGCAGCGAACCTCGAGTTGAAGTAGAACCAAGGGTCGGTGGGCTGCGAAGTGGGGCCACACGACGACGAGGATGAATCGGTGTTGTTCTTGCCACAACAATTATTGCTGCCACGATTGTTGTCGTTGCTGCTACGCCGCTAgccaaggagggggagggcgCCAAGAAGCGGCACCCACCCGGGCCGCAAGGCGTAGTTGGTGTAGACGCAATAAGGACGGTGTCAGCGGTGACCTTGCCTTCATTCGCCAGGAAAAGCTCCTTCAAGGTGAGCATGGAGCGCGCCTTGGCGAAGGAGGGGAATGTTGTCGAGTTGGCGATGTCGTCGGTGGTGTTGGAGAAGCGGGAATTGAGACCGTGAAGCATGTTGAGGATGAGCTGCGGTTCGGTGATGGAGTGGCCAACATCACGCAGGGAATCTATCAATGTTTTGAGGCGCTGGCAGTAGTCGGAGATGGAGAGATCGCCTTGAACCATTGAGTGGAATTCGTTGCTGAGGAATATGGCACAAGATTCCTTGTTATCGTGGAACAGTTGCTCGATGGACACCCAGAGCATACATGTATTGGTTTGGTTCCATGGAGATGTCGAGGACATCGTTGCTGATGGAGCCGTACAACCAGCTACAAACGACGCAGCCATCCTGAGCCCATTGTGCATCATCTAGTTTCGTCAGTGCAGAGCTGTCGATGTGCGCCTTGAACCCAAACTTGCCACACATGGACTCGAAGAAAGAGGACCACTTGGTGTAGTTGGAGCACTTGGAGTCAAGTACCATCGGGACGTGTGACTTGACGACGACGATGTAGAACGGGTTGATGAAGGTTGGCGGTGCAACAACAACCAAGGCATCAGAAGGGGCAGTGCCAGTACCAGCACTTGTGCCAGCGAGCAACATAAGGGCGGCGCTAGGTGGGAGGCCGCAGAAGAGATCAAGACGTGATTGTCTCTGATACCATGTAGAGAATAAGAGAGAAGGGGAATAGATGCAAATCACCGCACAAGCCAATGGCTGAGGTGACTTTTCATATATAGCTGGATTGAATCAGTATTAGGAAATTACAGATCCTTAATTAGAGGAGCTAAACTAAGAAGACTATAACTGTACAAATATATCTCTAATAGTGACGCCTCTTACCCGTCTCGCCGGTGAGCGATTCCTTTTCATCCGGCAAGAACCTAGCACAGTCGAAGTCCGCTACCCGCGTGCGCAGATCAGCATCGAGCAACACGTTGCTGGGCTTTAGGTCGCGGTGCACAATCCTGAGCGTCTCTGCTCGTGGAGGTGCCGCATGGCCAGCGCGATCTCCAGCGCCCTACTCACCTTGTCCATCAGttgcggtggcggcggcaacTCCCGTGACCGTCGTTCCCTTCTCTCGTGCAGCCACTCCCCCAGCATCGCCCCGCTCAGCAGCTCCGTCACCAGGAAGCAGCTCTCAGGGGTCGCATGCACGCGTCAAGGGATCGCATGCACGCGAAGAAGGCCTCGCCACTCTGGTTGGAGCCAGGGCCGGCCCTGTCGCCCTGGGCCCCAAAACCCAGGGGGCccttatgtatatgtatactatTGTGTATGTGTTCTGCCCGATCTAAAAGCAAATTGATATGTATACTATTGTGTACACTGGTATATTACTGCTATttgtttgatataaaaaatataacactATTATTTTTAGTCAATGtgctatataaatatttcaaaatttatatttaatgaGAGTCTTATTTTTAATCTCACTCGAGGCTACCGAAATATCAGAACCGGATCTGATTGGAGCAGAAGAACTCCGGTTTCACAGCCACGTCGAGCCCCCTCCACGTCGCTCGGTGTATGTCCCCCGCCGTCCCCTGGCCTATCACCTCGTGCAGCTCGATCTGTTCCAGGACCGGAGCACTGTCTGGTCAGTGGTCACGTACAGCAACTGGAAGCGCGCGCGTATGCATGTTTTTCTGCGAGTTCTTGATTGATCATTACCTCGTCCGGCGCGATGAACAAGCCGTGCTGCACGGCGAATTCCCGCGTGGCGGTCAGGTACGGGTCGCAGGGCGGCGTCTCCACTGGCTCGTCTTCGTCGTCGTCGGCCGTCGCGGGTTCGGCTTTGGCGTCGCGGCGCGGCGAGCGCTGCTTCGCGTTGTCGGATATGAGGTGCAGGAAGCCGTGCTCCTGGGCGACCTCGAGGCAGAACCCG is a genomic window of Phragmites australis chromosome 17, lpPhrAust1.1, whole genome shotgun sequence containing:
- the LOC133896595 gene encoding thermospermine synthase ACAULIS5-like, yielding MVGAMPPEALPREVSGNGYNAKHLQRQLPAPRAEAECKWYEEEIDDDLKLCYALNSVLHRGTSKYQEIALLDTKHFGKALIIDGKMQSTELDEFIYHESLIHPPLLFHPNPKTVFIMGGGEGSAAREVLRHKTVHCVVMCDIDQEVVDFCRTYLTVNREAFDSDKLCLIINDARAELEKSSKKFDVIVGDLADPVEGGPCYQLYTKSFYEHIVKPKLNDHGIFVTQAGPAGVLTHKEVFSSIYNTLRHVFKYVQAYTSHVPSFADTWGWVMASDHPFDLTAQQINERIKDRIEGELVYLSGESLISSTTLNKSVHQSLLNETHVYTEDDARFIYGHGRACCA
- the LOC133896977 gene encoding uncharacterized mitochondrial protein AtMg00810-like, yielding MDILQRVSMAECHSRTTPVDTRAKLFARDGEPVADPIEYRSLAGALQYLILTRPDIAYASHQVCLFMHDPREPHLTLIKHILRYLKGTIDVGLHIGTSPVISIMAYSDADWVGCPDFRHSTSSYCVYLGDNLVSGSSKRQTTVSRSSAEVEYHDVIHVVAECC
- the LOC133896978 gene encoding uncharacterized protein LOC133896978; this encodes MSNAHRGLRRRLAGPFSSAPSQNLRPDEQGYLGFCLEVAQEHGFLHLISDNAKQRSPRRDAKAEPATADDDEDEPVETPPCDPYLTATREFAVQHGLFIAPDEIELHEVIGQGTAGDIHRATWRGLDVAVKPEFFCSNQIRF